In one Brassica oleracea var. oleracea cultivar TO1000 chromosome C9, BOL, whole genome shotgun sequence genomic region, the following are encoded:
- the LOC106315617 gene encoding peroxisome biogenesis protein 19-2, which produces MAKETHTDDLDELLDSALDDFKDLNLTQRNEGVKKEDGGKEEMESLPSGVQGLGMGLPDMRTKKKGKNKVAKEDHVAEALDKLREQTRETVKGLESLSSKQLLPPGSSDDAMVEDWIKQFEDLTGSQDLESIVDTMMQQLLSKDILHEPMKEIGARYPKWLEEHESTLSKEDFERYSRQYELIKELNLVYENEPNNSTKIMEIMQKMQECGQPPSDIVQEMDPGFDFASLGQMSPDMLESSPNCCVM; this is translated from the exons ATGGCCAAGGAAACACACACCGATGACTTAGACGAGCTTCTCGACA GCGCCTTGGATGATTTCAAGGATCTCAATCTTACTCAAAG AAATGAAGGGGTGAAAAAGGAAGATGGTGGCAAAGAAGAGATGGAGTCATTGCCTAGTGGGGTTCAGGGTCTTGGAATGGGATTACCAGACATGAGGACCAAGAAGAAAGGAAAGAACAAGGTTGCTAAAGAGGACCATGTTGCTGAGGCTCTCGATAAACTCAGGGAACAAACTAGAGAAACCGTCAAAGGGCTCGAGTCCTTGTCATCCAAGCAGCTGCTGCCGCCGGGTTCTTCTGATGATGCTATGGTTGAAGATTGGATCAAACAGTTCGAGGATCTTACTGGATCTCAG GATTTGGAGTCAATTGTGGACACGATGATGCAACAGCTGTTGTCCAAGGATATTCTCCACGAACCAATGAAAGAGATCGGCGCAAGATACCCGAAATGGCTGGAAGAGCATGAAAGCACTCTAAGCAAAGAAGATTTCGAACGTTATTCACGCCAATATGAACTGATCAAAGAGCTCAACTTGGTCTACGAGAACGAACCAAACAATTCGACCAAGATCATGGAGATAATGCAGAAGATGCAAGAGTGTGGACAACCACCTAGTGATATAGTGCAGGAGATGGATCCTGGTTTTGATTTCGCTAGTCTAGGACAGAT GTCTCCGGATATGCTCGAGTCTTCACCAAACTGTTGTGTTATGTGA